A stretch of Rhododendron vialii isolate Sample 1 chromosome 4a, ASM3025357v1 DNA encodes these proteins:
- the LOC131324414 gene encoding F-box protein At5g65850 — protein sequence MRLKKCTRGISSGNTGEMVNDVNLPHEIVIDILTRLPAKVVGQCKCICKHWRALIEDPTFAELHHNRAKCRPDSCYLVISLSPAITFDKIDFFSVGYEGGSAQHLFTFPTQEKGWYHIKQSVNGLICGYLIKPRTIFIVNPTTKEVVNLPQSSMPRGDSLFFTHPRFSFGFDPSTKQYKVFNVSPNLHPSANTEFAEYSYYQYEIFTLGTHSWRTIDVVPPSPHFPFGFGGICVNGVIYWRSTSTKPSSTIDKEVIVAFDLKDERFRVIPLPDGPSAKPCLRELGSHLAACEDFPEDVPEELWILEDYENWVWIKVVITPPRNFVFADYFHMNGAIQTGEILLHSPPTVLCFSPSLFDICYYDRKKSSMRRIDITGLPLSEFMGPGRHGQLGKIRVSDCVENLFSLRGI from the coding sequence ATGAGGCTGAAGAAGTGCACCCGTGGAATTTCCTCCGGCAATACTGGTGAAATGGTGAATGATGTCAACTTGCCTCATGAGATAGTGATTGACATTCTGACAAGACTTCCAGCGAAGGTGGTAGGCCAGTGCAAGTGCATCTGTAAGCATTGGCGCGCTCTGATTGAGGACCCTACGTTTGCCGAATTGCACCATAATCGCGCCAAGTGTAGACCAGACAGTTGCTACCTGGTAATCTCTTTAAGCCCCGCCATCACCTTTGATAAGATAGATTTTTTCTCAGTCGGTTACGAAGGTGGATCTGCCCAACACTTGTTCACTTTCCCGACCCAAGAGAAAGGTTGGTATCATATTAAACAATCTGTCAATGGCTTAATATGTGGGTACCTTATAAAGCCAAGAACTATTTTCATAGTGAATCCTACCACCAAAGAAGTTGTTAACCTTCCCCAATCAAGTATGCCAAGAGGCGATTCCCTCTTTTTTACTCACCCAAGGTTTTCGTTTGGGTTTGACCCTTCCACTAAACAATACAAAGTGTTCAACGTATCCCCTAACCTACATCCGAGTGCGAATACGGAGTTTGCTGAGTACTCTTATTACCAGTATGAAATTTTCACTTTGGGTACACATTCATGGAGAACGATTGACGTTGTCCCCCCATCCCCTCACTTTCCGTTTGGTTTTGGGGGCATTTGTGTGAATGGAGTTATATACTGGAGAAGTACATCTACGAAACCTTCTTCCACTATTGATAAGGAGGTCATAGTGGCATTTGACCTCAAAGATGAGAGATTTCGGGTGATTCCATTGCCTGATGGACCCTCAGCCAAGCCCTGTCTGCGAGAACTTGGCAGCCATTTGGCTGCTTGTGAGGATTTCCCAGAAGATGTACCAGAGGAGCTTTGGATACTAGAGGACTATGAGAATTGGGTTTGGATCAAAGTCGTCATCACACCACCGCGTAATTTTGTTTTTGCGGACTATTTTCATATGAATGGTGCAATTCAGACCGGTGAGATCCTTCTACATAGCCCACCCACGGTCCTGTGTTTTTCTCCTAGCTTGTTTGATATTTGCTATTATGACCGGAAGAAGAGTAGTATGAGAAGGATTGATATCACCGGGCTTCCTCTCTCAGAGTTCATGGGTCCAGGACGTCATGGTCAACTCGGAAAAATAAGGGTCTCTGATTGTGTGGAAAATCTGTTTTCCTTGAGAGGAATTTAA
- the LOC131324415 gene encoding GATA transcription factor 2-like isoform X2 encodes MDFCRNIPVPGGGLTSEYQPEQLLSPSTKLGSLDDLFSSHNMEGDMGLEWLSIYVEDCFSSSGNCLPPAPVVPTNYEPQKTATDGVSKASKESNPLALKKTQQKYLTTCGSSLRKARSQRKRGGSSVTKTKTQFSNWSHFNPTPLLDQISSDPPLLQQAYWLADSELILPKKDRESGGRGGGGGEEGGAKEEEVVEEEEGMGSRGSLEGSNGQQPRRCSHCLSQRTPQWRAGPKGPKTLCNACGVRYKSGRLLPEYRPAKSPTFVSYKHSNSHRKVLEMRNMSLLLSSNS; translated from the exons ATGGATTTCTGCCGGAATATTCCAGTTCCCGGCGGTGGTCTGACCTCTGAGTATCAGCCGGAGCAGCTTCTCTCTCCTTCTACTAAGCTTGGCAGTCTTGACGACCTCTTTTCCAGTCACAACATg GAAGGGGACATGGGCTTAGAATGGCTGTCGATATATGTTGAAGACTGCTTTTCCAGCAGTGGAAACTGCCTCCCCCCAGCACCAGTGGTACCCACAAACTATGAGCCTCAGAAGACTgctaccgatggtgtgtcaaaAGCCTCGAAAGAGTCAAACCCCCTGGCCTTGAAAAAAACCCAGCAAAAGTACCTAACTACTTGCGGCAGTTCTCTGCGCAAGGCCAGAAGCCAGAGGAAAAGAGGTGGTTCGTCGgtgaccaaaaccaaaacccaatTCAGCAATTGGTCTCATTTCAATCCCACCCCACTGCTCGACCAGATTTCGTCAGACCCTCCTTTGCTGCAACAGGCCTATTGGTTGGCTGACAGTGAGCTCATTTTGCCCAAAAAGGACAGAGAAAGCGGCGGCAggggcggtggtggtggggaagAGGGAGGAGCAAAGGAGGAGgaagtggtggaggaggaggaggggatgGGCAGCAGGGGCAGCTTGGAGGGGAGCAACGGGCAGCAGCCAAGGAGGTGTAGCCATTGTCTAAGTCAGAGGACCCCACAGTGGAGAGCAGGACCAAAGGGGCCAAAGACACTGTGCAATGCATGTGGGGTGAGGTACAAGTCGGGCAGGTTGCTGCCCGAGTACAGGCCAGCCAAGAGCCCCACTTTTGTTAGTTACAAGCACTCCAATTCTCATAGGAAAGTCTTGGAGATGAGGAATATGTCTCTTCTGCTGTCCTCCAATTCCTag
- the LOC131324415 gene encoding GATA transcription factor 2-like isoform X1: MDFCRNIPVPGGGLTSEYQPEQLLSPSTKLGSLDDLFSSHNMQEGDMGLEWLSIYVEDCFSSSGNCLPPAPVVPTNYEPQKTATDGVSKASKESNPLALKKTQQKYLTTCGSSLRKARSQRKRGGSSVTKTKTQFSNWSHFNPTPLLDQISSDPPLLQQAYWLADSELILPKKDRESGGRGGGGGEEGGAKEEEVVEEEEGMGSRGSLEGSNGQQPRRCSHCLSQRTPQWRAGPKGPKTLCNACGVRYKSGRLLPEYRPAKSPTFVSYKHSNSHRKVLEMRNMSLLLSSNS; this comes from the exons ATGGATTTCTGCCGGAATATTCCAGTTCCCGGCGGTGGTCTGACCTCTGAGTATCAGCCGGAGCAGCTTCTCTCTCCTTCTACTAAGCTTGGCAGTCTTGACGACCTCTTTTCCAGTCACAACATg CAGGAAGGGGACATGGGCTTAGAATGGCTGTCGATATATGTTGAAGACTGCTTTTCCAGCAGTGGAAACTGCCTCCCCCCAGCACCAGTGGTACCCACAAACTATGAGCCTCAGAAGACTgctaccgatggtgtgtcaaaAGCCTCGAAAGAGTCAAACCCCCTGGCCTTGAAAAAAACCCAGCAAAAGTACCTAACTACTTGCGGCAGTTCTCTGCGCAAGGCCAGAAGCCAGAGGAAAAGAGGTGGTTCGTCGgtgaccaaaaccaaaacccaatTCAGCAATTGGTCTCATTTCAATCCCACCCCACTGCTCGACCAGATTTCGTCAGACCCTCCTTTGCTGCAACAGGCCTATTGGTTGGCTGACAGTGAGCTCATTTTGCCCAAAAAGGACAGAGAAAGCGGCGGCAggggcggtggtggtggggaagAGGGAGGAGCAAAGGAGGAGgaagtggtggaggaggaggaggggatgGGCAGCAGGGGCAGCTTGGAGGGGAGCAACGGGCAGCAGCCAAGGAGGTGTAGCCATTGTCTAAGTCAGAGGACCCCACAGTGGAGAGCAGGACCAAAGGGGCCAAAGACACTGTGCAATGCATGTGGGGTGAGGTACAAGTCGGGCAGGTTGCTGCCCGAGTACAGGCCAGCCAAGAGCCCCACTTTTGTTAGTTACAAGCACTCCAATTCTCATAGGAAAGTCTTGGAGATGAGGAATATGTCTCTTCTGCTGTCCTCCAATTCCTag